The Gossypium hirsutum isolate 1008001.06 chromosome A03, Gossypium_hirsutum_v2.1, whole genome shotgun sequence genome contains the following window.
TAACCATTTCCCCTCCAACAGATTGGCCATTAAAGAAGtgaataataacaacaaaaaggACAAACTAGCATAAGCCAATACACCATATCGTTTACAACTATTTACTTTAAACGACTCATTTAAGCGCTAATATAACCCCCCCTTACATGCACCATTATCATTAAAGacttcaaccaaaacacattGTTTTGTTACAACAACTAACATTAACAAAATTGCAATTAATAGACTGATAATTGACCATTGAAGTTGATTATTCCATATCAAAGCCTAATGCGATTGGCACACCCTCAACCACCGTGAATTAAAGTCAGCGAGTTCCCAAGAAGAAGCCACCATCACGCAAGGAGACTATCAAAACTACACCAGAgggtaaaaagggaaaataaaaatccGCCACAATAAGGAGGCCCTACCGGAGAGGGGGCAAAAAAGGGAAAACCCCTAGACAAACGATCACTGCCTTGGCCGGAAACGACGAGCAAAAAGGAAAAAGTCAAAAAAAccgaccaaaaaagaaaaaagacaagCCTTATTCCATGAAGGGAGGTGTGAGCACCGGCCAGCGGCCTCTGAAGGAAGAGGCCAAGGCAAAAACTTCTTACTTGAGAGAAAAGGTTGTACAATGTAGTAAGCCAAAATTgagtaaaataataaatcaacaaAAATGTAGGTTGTGTCCTAGGAAATCATGCATCCAATAACTAAAACGGAATCAACAGAAAGCGAATAAAAAATGGAAACCATGAATTGATTTCCCAACAACAAACATACTTACAGAGTCATTGACTTCTTCTCCACTACTAGTAGACTTATAAACACTAGTTATTTCTACTAACCCCAAATACGATGACAGATATTTTAGCAATATATTAATTTCAACACATAATTtagcaataatataaataaattactaCACCTATCAAATTCTATATAACATGAATTATTAACGTATAAACATGATTATAatacacaaaaagaaaaaacatgaTACAAAACAGACTGTTAGTATTAAGCTATGTTACTTGGATTCGGATTCAAGTGTAGAAATCCGATACCAGTGAGAtctttttcaagtttttccttataaaatattatatctcCAAACTCATCCAAGACATGAGTAACATAGGTCCCAAATAATTTATAATCCTAATTGGCAGATGAGCAACATACAAACTGTACCCACAATGGCCTACCTTTAGCTTtcctcttttctctctttctatCAGATGGATACCTTGCAGGAGACTTCCATTCTTTCTCTGCTTCAACATTGGTTGCCTCAGCCATAGGTGTTTCAGGGCCCACCATTGAGCTTACTTTGCCTCCATCATCTCTGGGAGCCAAAACAGTGGGGTTCGCGTTTGGGTTTGGGTTCTGATTCAAGTTAGGGGACTTGGGTTTGGGTTCACTATTGGCTAAGTTCTTCAAAGGACCGTGCTGGTTTGCATTCCAGTTAGCCACCTTCTGTATGATCTCTTCATTCTTTTTTCTTCCTTGGGACTCATTTGTTGCATGAGTAAGTGAAGGAAACCAGCCAGCTCTCGGGTTTCCACCTGTTGGGGCTTCAGAAACAGCAGCAGCTTTTTGGTCACTGCCTCCACCTTCAACCAATGTCATGAAAGACGGTGGCTCAAATTCGTCGGATTTATTGAAATGTTGTTCTTTGGATGCCAGTTTTGACTTCTTTGTGTTGGCTTTCTCTGCTTCTGAAAGTGCTTGTGATCCGGTTGATGGTAAAGTTTCAGTGTCCATGGCAGCCTGGTTATCAGATTGGGTTGAAAGAACTGTTCTCCATGCAAAAAAACAAGAAATCCACTTAGTTGTTGGATTAGAATTATCAACGTTACTCGGAGTCAGGAGTCTGATGTGAAAACATTCATTTCTTTTTAAGTTCtttcatatatttggaggatcCTTAGAGAGTCCTATCACTAAACCTATGTTCTAATATCTGATTGTTATACCTGAAATCGAGTAATTATAAGATCAAACCAGTTCTTAACTTCATataaattcatcaatggtaagTTAAGTCAGACAAGATGCTAGTGTACCTGAAACAGATCCCCAGTGGCCTTCCAAACTATCAGTTCGACTATTTGATTCAATCGAAAAATCACCTACAGTTGTATCAAGTTGAGGTTTAGAAGATCCATTTTTGGCTTCCCCTTGCAAAATTGCAGCACTAGTCTGAGAAGCAGCCACTCTGGACTCTCTGTTATGACTATCATTGACAGGACCAGAATGTACCAACTCCTTTTTCAACTGATTGACTGATGTTCTCTCAAACTCGTTTCGTTCACTATTGTCAATGGCAGAAGCCATAAGATCTTCGGCTGCACACTCTCCATGTACTTTGTTACCCTTACTTATTTCAGGTTCCTTTTTGTAATCTTCACTGTTAGAAACACTATTTGACTGCGGGCCTTCAGTCTCATTCACTTCCTCGGTGACAATAGCAGATTGGTAATGAGTGCTAGTCGATTCGGATGTAGAGTCCATCTTTGTAGAAACATATCCCTCCTCCAGTCCATCTCCACTTTCAACTTCATTGATGTCAGATTTTTCAGTTTTTCTTGTCCCAATATCATCAGAGTCCTCAACTTCAAGTAAATGAAATGCTGGATTAGCATGCAATAGTGAAGAACTATCCATAGATTCACATGATGTTCTCATGTTTTTCACATAATTTTCATCTCCAACAACATTATTTAACTTTCCAGCCTTTACATCAGCATCTATAACCATAGGTTTCACATCAGGTGCATCATTTAACATGCTTCCTTGAAATCCCATCTTTTGCAAATCATCAGCAACATAGACCGGTTGCTGTTCTTTGAGAGACAGGACTTCCTGATCCTTCTCATTCTCACTTGTATCAGCGTCCAGAGGAGACAACGCATTGGACCCTTTATTTAACTCATCTGCAACATTGACCAGCTGCTGTTTTCTGAGAGACTGGACTACCCAATCCTTCTCATTCTCAGTTGTATCAGCATCAACTAATGCATCGGACCCTTTATCGATCTGAATCACATCAGCATTCCCAATCACGAACACTTCTTCAATGATAGCTTCATTATTTCCACTAAGTTTATAGCTATCTTCAATAGCAATTTCTTCATCCATTGGATTAGACACAAATGTATTGGACTTCTCCTGTGAAACATGGTCTTTGACTTTGTCCTCCTTATCAACAATTATTTCTTTAGAAGCTAAGGTCTCCGATTGAGGTAAATTCACTCTCGTATGATCTTTAAAACCTTCAAGCTTGATTTCAGCATCATCTACAACAGGAATATCATCAGGACTGCAGAGCACATAAccactttctttttccttttcctttttttcattGACCTCATTTGAATCGACATCAATGGAAGAGTCTGTACCCTGTGCTACATCAGTCTGTAATTCAAAGGTACCCGTAGACACATTCTTATCATTTGTAGATTCAGCTTTGGACAAAAGATCATCAATGACCGTGTTGAGAGCCAAATTGTCACTATTTTCCTCTAATTCCACAATTTTGTCAGCCAAAGCAGTCTCTGAAATTAAATCCTCAGCATTTTCAGATTTCAGACCTGCATCCATTAAATTTTCTTCAAAACTAATTCCAGGGTTTCCCTTTCCATCAGTCTCATGCTCACAGTTTCCACTAATGGATGTCTTAGAAGATATATCTGAAGTTTCGTCCAGTCTCGTTTCAGAGATAGATTCTGTTTCAGATAATTTGCCAGCATGTTTGCTAGGCAAAACCAAGGCACTCGATAGGTTTTCATTAAACTTGCTTCCTTCGTTCTCATTGGCATCAGTTGCTTGCCCAACAGAGCAAGCTGCTACACTAACACCAGCATTGACTTTCCTACTCTCTTCAGAGATACCCTTTAGTGTTTCCATTTCGATTGAGACCACTTCACTAGCAGAGCCGTTTTTATCCTCGGAATCTTTACTATAGCTCAAGCCAACATCATGGTGCTCGGGTGTGCCCACTGGCAGAATAGGCATGCTTCTTGGAACAGGATTTTCATTTTGGCTTCCATCAACTGAATTCCGTGGTGATTGAAGGATATCTGCATATGTAAATGAAACCAAATTGTTAAAACTAGATCAAAAGTAATGTTGTATTACCACCTCAACCGATACCCAAAAATCACTTTGAACTTGGTcagaatttcatttcttttatatcTGCGCTACAGTTGCGCAAGTTTAACTCATTATATGCTCGGCTGTGAGGACATTGGTATGTAGAGGTGAGTATTTGGTTTCATCAATCAGTTTGGTCGGTTTTTTTAACTTAACCAACAACCTTTAATGTTAATCAAACCGACCGAATAacttactttttttatatattatagaaataaataaaaatgatctaTTTTAATTCGGTTAAGTTGATTGTTTTAGGTATGAATTTTAATAGCCGATAACTCACTAACTTAACCATCTTAACTGTGAGACCATAACCGCCACCTTAACAGAATGGGTCAATTAGGTCTATTATAACCGATTTTTGCTCAGCCTATTGGTATGTATCTAACATGAGTATTCAACTTCTTTCCAAGATCTCTACGTATTTGGAGGATTCTTGGAACATCATATCCCATACTCATTTCCAGATATATATCAGCCATGGATTCTTTGAGAAAATTAGAGAATTCAAACAACTTAGCCTTAAATCACACAAAGCAGTAAATTCTAATGCAAAACTTTATGATAAGTAGACGTAAACTGGTTCAGAAAAAACCGCAATCCAAACTGAATTAAAGTACGAGCAACTTCTTCTAGACATGGTTAAATCGgatatacatacttatatcaGGCACATAACCATACCTAACGCTTATCCGAATAACGAGCAAAACATTactaataaaataacatgagtattAGCCTGGTTGGTATCAAGGCAATAGATTCAAGCATTTATCCGAATATGGAcacttcaaattttctttttgtgtGATATATGCATTGACACATGTATATAAAAGGGTCACATTTAAAAGTACTCTAGTATCGAGACATGGGCATAAAGGAGTAACTTCCAAAATTCCTCCATCCAACACTTATAGCCAAATCCAAGTCCAACATCAAAAAGTGGTAATAGAGATTTATTGTGAATTACCGAAATCTTCACCATCTTTGAATGAAATGGCGGAAGCAAGAGCCTTGTCGGCTTGGCTAACAATATCCGTACTCCAACCTGATTCGCCATCTTGAAATTCCGTTGCGGCGTCCGAAAATACTTCTATTTCAGATCTATTCGACATTGCTCCGACTCCTCTGATACTTTTCTCCCAACCACGCCTTTCCATAATCTTCGCCTAAACTGTATTCACCAAAATCCGTACATTCAATTAGGAATGACAACAAAAATGGAGAAAACCGAAATCGGTTTCTGAGGGAAAAAATCGTCAATCGGAagtattaagaaaatatataatcagaattttttttaaaaaccataaaaatgaaGGAAAGATATTCTTTAGTTTAGAAACCAGAGGGAAAAGAAAaacaacatacatacatacatacatacatacatataaatagtTTTTTCAATGGAAATGAAGTGAAATTAATGGCAGATTGAAGAAAAAGTTATactagtttcttttataagaaacaagaAAGCCCAGAAAGTTGGTAATCGTTTTCCCGGAAAAAAAGTCAAACAACTTTAACCAGCCTAGAAAATGATGATATATCCATCATCCATGAAAACaaaaactaaagtttttataCATATATTGTAATAAACAAGAAAACACAGGAAAGACAAACAGACAACTTCAACAAGCCcagaaatttattaaataaaaaataaaaatcattaaaaattttgaagaaaaaaaaggaaaggaaaaaagaaaaaccagAGGATTGATTCTTTTCCTGCTCTTGATTATCCATAACAAAAGAGATCAAGAAGAAGCAAAAAGTAGAGAGTGTTTAGATATGAGAAAATACAGAGAAACAGTGAGGAAGAAAACGAGAGAAGAAATTGATTTTAAGGCAAGAAGAGAGGAGATTGACTTACTAATGAAAGTTGTATAAAGTAAGTAATGTGAAAATGGATACATAATCCAATCCCATTTCAGTTGAATGCATCTCATTTTACAATAAAAATGAGTTGGGTTCCTTTTTTTGgccaatcaaaatattaaaacaataatattagAATGTAATGATTGAAAATATATTAGGTTTTGTGGTAAAAGTAGTATAGTAGTCTATCCTAGATTtcatttgggttttttttattgaaaaaatggcAAATGGATTCCATACGTCTGATGAAAAGATAAATAATGATTTCGTCAAAATTGTACTTTTAAAGTTTTTAACTCCCTCttagaataaagaaaaataattttaaaaaaaattagaaaatactaAAACGATTTCTTTAGTTATGAGATTTCGGCTTACAATTTGTTCAAACAACATCATTAATAATATTAGATAGAGAATAACCAAATAAGAAATTATACTTTTAAAGTTAAATGTTTATTCGAGGTTacacttttattaaatttaatccatattcttAACATTTCAACTAACATGTCACTCTTGTGCATTTCTACTTTTAGAATTTTCATTGAATATTGAAAAATTTTTGTAATTCTTTTTTATCactatttatttatgatttttttttaattttagtaatttataacttatctgtttactctgttttatataagataaaataaaaaagattgagtgtcaatatattttaaataaggggaaattgaataaaaaagtcactagactaaatttattattattttttatatataaaatactaaaatcagcatttaataatataatttaattgataaattattttactccatataaaatataaagattaatttatcaTCGAGAGAGTAGAGAGACTCTAATGATACTTTTAATTGTATATTTTaagttttcataaaatatatatgtgaaaataaactttaattatttatttataaaaatagataGTTTGAGTGAAACTAATATTTTTAACCTACTTGAATATATGCCggcttgaaatatatatatataatttcgaCCCGAATATCTGAGTTTGaaaaccgaaaattatatattaaaaaaattcaattaaaactatGAGCTAGACTGAGAtacatgaatttattaattgagtttaattaatctaaaattaaatggAGTGTAATAATTGAAGAGTGTGAAGTGGAAGTATGTATAAAATATTACATAATAATAAACAGATAAAAAGACAGAAAATAGAAAGATGTAAGGTAGTAGCTGTAGCAGGTGATCAAAACTATGGTTCCACGTGGACCTACCCATTCTTTGACTGACCTCTCCTTTTCTCAAGCGGGGTCAGACAAAAACAaattgggtaaactacactacAACTCATCCAACTATGggctattttctattttaatcatttaattattaatttttaaaaattgatcacgcaattataaatttatttttagtcacctaattataatttttctaaaattggtTATCCAactaataagattttttttattatccatTTTTGTTAATTGCAAGGTGACatagtaattaaaaaattagtataataataaatttagctcttaatttTTACATCTTATATCAATTTAGCcataatttcaaaaagaaaatctcaaaatttacaaatgatggatcctaattcttaaaaaaaaaggaatacataaaaatacataaatattttcaaaaaaataaatctaaaaaaattaaaaaagaacccAAAAATGAAAAACGATTTCATTGTTAGATATTAACAGACAAAAacaattcatttattaaaaacaataacagtttccaagtGAAAATGGCTCAAGAATTTTCAAATCTAAGCTTCTCTTGGGTTAATATGGGAGAAATGGGGAGAGGAAGAGGGTAGAGAGAAATGGAaagggtttttaatttttattgggtTCCCCGTCCTTAGCCTTAggtttattattatataatttcaaCATAATTAACAGAGTTTTCAGAAACCATCACATGAAAAATTCATTCTTTAATGGAAACAGTTGATAGCATTAATCTTAGAACTAAGATTCGATATAAGgcttaaattacaaattttggtGAAATACAGGCAGCACTGATAATGTTTATCGCACAGATTTCAACTTCCATATCGATGTTGTAGACAATTCAAAGCTCTTTGAACAACATAGTTTTCCTACTTATCTTTGGCCACCAAAACCAAACCATCCATCCCGGAGGATTGCAAGCATTGCTCCACCAGATGACTTCATTGCAGGGTTTTGGAGTCCTACCACACTTTCCCTGTGGGATCTTGTGCTAGGAATGCCACATATCAAATTCAGCTGGACCTTTGATTCGGGTGATGAATTCCTTCTAACACTTGATTTTGTTGTTGAATTCTGAGTATGATTTCTAATTTCTTTTGGAAGTAGGATTTTCAACTTCTCCCAACAACGGCATTAGTCTGACTTATGGTCCCCAAAATTCGCTATGTTGCTATATTTAGcataatcataaaaatttatataaattaatttagagATAGGTTATAATGGGTTATAccctaatataaatttataataatatataacttttttttcaaacaatctcattataggttataatcatttttttacataatACTTAGAAC
Protein-coding sequences here:
- the LOC107887277 gene encoding uncharacterized protein, whose amino-acid sequence is MERRGWEKSIRGVGAMSNRSEIEVFSDAATEFQDGESGWSTDIVSQADKALASAISFKDGEDFDILQSPRNSVDGSQNENPVPRSMPILPVGTPEHHDVGLSYSKDSEDKNGSASEVVSIEMETLKGISEESRKVNAGVSVAACSVGQATDANENEGSKFNENLSSALVLPSKHAGKLSETESISETRLDETSDISSKTSISGNCEHETDGKGNPGISFEENLMDAGLKSENAEDLISETALADKIVELEENSDNLALNTVIDDLLSKAESTNDKNVSTGTFELQTDVAQGTDSSIDVDSNEVNEKKEKEKESGYVLCSPDDIPVVDDAEIKLEGFKDHTRVNLPQSETLASKEIIVDKEDKVKDHVSQEKSNTFVSNPMDEEIAIEDSYKLSGNNEAIIEEVFVIGNADVIQIDKGSDALVDADTTENEKDWVVQSLRKQQLVNVADELNKGSNALSPLDADTSENEKDQEVLSLKEQQPVYVADDLQKMGFQGSMLNDAPDVKPMVIDADVKAGKLNNVVGDENYVKNMRTSCESMDSSSLLHANPAFHLLEVEDSDDIGTRKTEKSDINEVESGDGLEEGYVSTKMDSTSESTSTHYQSAIVTEEVNETEGPQSNSVSNSEDYKKEPEISKGNKVHGECAAEDLMASAIDNSERNEFERTSVNQLKKELVHSGPVNDSHNRESRVAASQTSAAILQGEAKNGSSKPQLDTTVGDFSIESNSRTDSLEGHWGSVSVLSTQSDNQAAMDTETLPSTGSQALSEAEKANTKKSKLASKEQHFNKSDEFEPPSFMTLVEGGGSDQKAAAVSEAPTGGNPRAGWFPSLTHATNESQGRKKNEEIIQKVANWNANQHGPLKNLANSEPKPKSPNLNQNPNPNANPTVLAPRDDGGKVSSMVGPETPMAEATNVEAEKEWKSPARYPSDRKREKRKAKGRPLWVQFVCCSSAN